CTTTCTGTGTTCTTATTTTAAAATCTCAATGAAAATCGATGTCATATTCAATATGCAAATTATAAAATATTTCATTTTGCAATATCAAAATGCCACAGAAAAGAATCTCTTCTTCTCAAAAGATAAAGTAGGGGATTCCGAAAAAATTATACCTCGATCTAAATCGTATTCTATTTCCATCATGCAAAAAATGAAATCATCCTCGGTCGATTTCCGATCGGCGCCGCGTTTCTTATTTGTATCCAACGGGTTAAAATGAAGTTAAGTCAAGATCACGATTTTTCCCTGTTTTATCGAAACTACAAGGATTCCATCTATAAGGTAATTCGATTTCTCGCTTCGGATCCGGAAGAAGTGGAAGACATCGCTCAAGAAGTTTTTTTGAATCTCTACAAAGCATTTCCTAACTTCACTCCCGAAAGAGGAAGTTTTTATACTTGGGCCGCTACGATCGCAAAAAATACGTATTTCACCTATCGAAAAAAACGGAAGAAAGATCTGTTATTACAGGGAGAAGGACCGATCGAGACCTTTCAGGTGGAAGACGACTTTATCCGAAACGTCGAAGCGAAAATCGTAGAGGAAGAATTGAGAGAGATCATCTCTTCGCTTCCCGAGCCCGAAAAAAGCATTATTTTGTTAAAAGAAATCAACAACTTCACTTTGGAGAAAACATCACAGGCGTTAAACATTTCAACGAGAACCGTCAGCAGAAAACTGTTAAAAGCGTTGGATCTGCTCAGAGAAGAATTAGAAAGAAGAAAAGTGGCTTTGTAATTATGGAAAGAAAAGATCTACACGAAGAATTCGAAGAACTGATGTCTTTATTTCTCTTCGGCGAAACGACCCAAGAGGAAAATCGGAAATTAAACGAAATCATCGCTCTCGATCCGGAGCTAAAACGAAGATACGAAAACTACGTTCGAACGCAAGCCGGTTTAAAAGAACATAAACTCGGACTCGAAAAGCTTCTGTTCGAAACCCCGAAACAATCCGGTAAAACAAGGCTCCTTCAGGCAAATTATAGAAATCCGTTTTTAGCCGCGGCCGCGATGGTCTTTCTAACGGTTTCTCTGACTTTGATTTTCAGAGCAAAAACGACACAATCTTCCGAAACGATCCCGATGGAAGTCGCGGGAAACTGCGATCGAGAAAAACTTCTTTCCGATTGGATTCAAACGGATCAAAATTCGTTCTGCGACGTAAAGATCGACGGAACGGATGGAAAGATTCATTTCCGAATCTTTCCGAACTCGAAGGTTCGAGTTTTAAATCTGGCAAAAACCATCGAAGAAAGTAAAACGGAAGGATATAAACTTTCCCTGTTTTTGCAAAAAGGAAATCTTTTGTTAAACGAAGTCCTTTCCAATCCGCGGGGAAAGACGACTCTCTACATCGACGGAACCTCGATCCGATTGACCGGAACCAAGGTGTGGATTCAAAACGAAGAAGGACGAGCCAAGATCGACGTTTGGGACGGAGCTGCGGAAATTCGTTCGGGAGTTCGATATCTACTCCCCTTCCTGCTCGATGCGCGCTTGGAAACATCCATTCGGGAATCGGAAACAGGGATGCTCGAAAATGGAAATGATCCGAAATTAAAACCGCCTCCCGAGGAAATATGGAAAGACGTTTTGCAAACGACGGTTTCCAACGCTTCTTTGGAAACCGATTCGCTCTCGTTTCCGAACGATTCTTCCGAAGATTCTCTTTTCATATTAGAACAAACGAATATTGATCCGCGGAAGACTTCTTCTCTTTTGAAAAAGATCCAAACGAAACTCAAAACGAATCTATCCGCTAAGACACCGTCCGCCCTCAGCGAGGAACGCATTCAAAATTTGGAACGTTTTTCGGAGCGATCGGAAAATTCAAAGTCCTTCAACACCGAACTTCCACCGAAAATCGAAAAGGAATCGAAAACATTCTCGATTTCTAAAGTTCCAGCGTCGACCGAACGGCAACCCGAAGCCAAAAAAGAAGAACCCGCTCAACCCGTGCGCTTAGGAAACAAAACGATTCGACTCAAGGACGGGACGGAACTCAAAGGAAACGTAACGCAATACGGGGACAAATACGTCGTCGAAACCGAAGGCAGAAAACAAACCGTCTCATCCAAAGAAGTAGAGTCGATCTCGTTTTGAAAAATTCGGAGCAAATGCAGATTAAGAATTCCATCGCAAGAATTACGGCTCTTTTTCCGGGCCTCTGTTGTCTTTATCTATCGTTGCTCGCGGGAAACATCGAAGCGGATACGATTCTTTTGAAGGACGGAAGAGCGTTGGAAAACGTAAAAACTTCCCTACGAGAGGATCACGTCTTAGTGGAGGACGAAACCGGTAAAACGGAAAAATTCGATTTGAAGGCGGTCGAAAAAATTCTCGTTGCCGAAGTCAAAAAATCCGAACCTCCACAATCGAAGGAAGAACTTAAGGATATTAAAAAATTCTACTTTTCCATCGGATTTTCCGAATGGAATGCGAAGGTTACGGACAAACCCGGAGTGAGCCGAGGTTACAATCTCTTCGATTTTTTCACTACAGTCATAAATATCGACCCCTACTTTGAAAAAAAATACACGGTCGACGTCCGAACGATTTCCGTTTCGGGAGAATATCGCAAAACCAAAAACCTCGGATTTTCTCTCGGTTTGGAACAAAGCTCGTTTTCCTTTCCGGATCGAAGTCTGCCTCCGTTTCTCGGCATTCTTTCGAGCGCCAATCTCAATTCTTTGCCGGAATATCAAGACCTTGCGGGACTTGCAAATATCGGATTTTGGATCGATCCGCATTTCGGCGATTTCAAACGGGATCGGCAAGCAGGCAGTCCGTTTCGAATTGAAACGCTTTCCCTTTTACCGAGCGTAAAATACTACGTTCCCATTTCCGATTCTTTGTTTTGGTTTGTACAAACCGGTTTCGGAATCGGAAAAAGTTATCAAAGCGGAATTTATTCCGGTTCGATTCTACAAACGGTTTTATTTGCGGGAACCGGGTTGCAATGGGAATCCGATTCTTATTTTTTGAATGCGAACGTTCAATACAGACAAACGGAATTGAACGCCTCCGCCCGTTCGTATCGGTTCAGCGAACCCGCCTTTGCGGTCAACGTCGGATTCAAACTCTGAACGACACAATCGAAACCTTTTGATACACGAACGGCAAATGCAAGCAATCGAAACGATCTTCGGTCGTTCCGAACTGAATCATTCGAAATTTAGAATATTATAATCCTGGAAATAAACTCGGTTCTTCTTCGGCTGCGCTCGGATGAGAAAGACTGATCCCCAAAAGACGAATCGCCTTGATCGCGGTTTGTCTTCCGTCCTTGATTTCGAAAAATTCCTCGAAAAGTTCCGACGCGACCGCAAAGAGTTCGTCCGCGTTATAAATCGCTTCGGGTAAGGTTTTGGATCTTGTTTTTAAACTGAAGTCGTGAAATTTGATCTTTAAGGTTAAAGTCCTTCCGGAAAAATCCCTTTTTTTCAATCTTCGCTCCACTTCGACGGAGACTTGTTTCAACTGATAGAGTAAATCCTCCTTATCGACTCGATCCAACTCGAACGTATTTTCGGCTCCGAGAGATTTTCTTTCGCGGGAAGACTGAACTTCACGATCGTCTTCTCCTCTGGAAATCTTATAATAGTAGATTCCCATCTTTCCAAAGTGGCGGATAAGTTCGTCTATGTTTCTTTCACGCAGATCTTTCCCCGTGCGGATTCCGAGTTCTTCCATCTTTTGAGCCGTGACTTTCCCCACTCCGTGAAAACTCGCAACCGGAAGCGGATCGATAAACGAAATCACCTCTTCGGGCCGAACGACCAAAAGTCCGTTCGGTTTGTTTTTTTCGGAAGCGAGTTTTGCGATAAACTTGGAATTTCCGACTCCGGCGGAGGCGGTCAGGTTGGTGCGTTTCAAAATTTCGGCTCGAATTTCCTTTGCGATCGTAACCGCAAACGGTATATTCTTTTTATTGAATGTAACGTCCAGATATCCTTCGTCGAGGGAAAGCATCTCCACACGATCCGTGTATTCCAAAAAGATTTCGCGGATCTGCCTCGAAACTTCCTTATACACTTCAAAACGCGGAAATACGAAGATGGCTTGGGGTGCGAGTTGCGCCGCTCGCGAACTGGGCATCGCCGATCGAACTCCGAATTTTCTCGCCTCATACGATGCGGCAGCGACGACGGATCTGCTTGTGGGAGGTCCGCCTACGATCAAAGGTTTCCCCTTGTATTCCGGGAAATCCCTTTGTTCTACGGAAGCATAAAACGCATCCATATCCACATGAATGATTTTGCGCGGCTCCATACGATTTCGGTCAGACTACAAACAGCTAAACATTTGTAATGTCTTTTTTCAAGGGCCCAACCTTTCCTTCCGTTCGGATCAAAGTCAGAATTCGGACGGCGCTCGCTCCGTTGGCAATCAGAATTCTCGCGATTTCATTTGCGGACGCACCCGTCGTAAAGACGTCGTCGATCACGAGATAGTCTCCGTTCAACTTCCCCTTATACTCTTCTTTGATTCGAAATGCAAGCCTTGCGTGAATAAAACGATCCGCAAAACTTTTGCCGGCTTGTTTTTCCAAACTGATCTTCTCGATCGGTTCGATTCGAGGGATGGAAAGAATTTTCCCGATTCTTCCGATCGCAAAGTCGCAGGATTCGAAACTTCTCTTTTTGTTCGGGGAATACCATTTCGTCTTTGTCGAAGGCATTGCTACAAGCCCGGTAAAGTTTATATTCTTCCAGGATCGCAGTTCTTTTTTTAATCCGAGGCAGAGATAAACGGAAAGAAGATAGGCGGACCTCAATTTGATCGAGTTGATCGCCTTTGCCAAAAAGGGAGTTCGGTCGTGCAGAAATTTCAATTCCTCAAAGAACACGTTCCTCGAAAAACAGAAGGCGCATTCTCCGTTTGTCAAAGGTTCTTTACAAATTTTGCATAGACTTTGTCGATCGCTCGGAAGCGTTGCCTGTTCTCGGTGACAAGATTTACAGATTCCGATCTTTGAGGAAAAGAAATCGTATCTCCCGCAAAACTCGCAGCAAACGGGAAGAAGAAAATCCAAGATGAAAAACCGATTCATACCCGTTGCGGTTCCGCAACTCGTCGCGAGGGAATAAAAAAAGCCCGGAAGATCCGGGCTTTTTCAAATTCGTTAGAATATTGAAATTCTTACTTTTTAGGAGTGGATGGTTTTGTAGGAGCGGGCGCTGGAGCCGGTGCGGGAGCAGCGGACTCAGCAGGTTTGCTTCCGTTGGATCCGGCTTCCACCTTACGAATTTGAGTTGTCGGAGGATTTACGTCCACCGAAAAGCTAACTCGTTTCGTTTCGCTTTCGTTTCCTACGTTATCGATCGCTTTCGCTTCGATCGTGTGTTCGCCTTGAGCGTCGATCGTAATCGGTTCCGCGTAAGGAACGAAGTCGGGAGCGTTATCCACTTTGATCAGAATTCTTTTGATTCCGGATTGTCCGTCCACGGCTTTGATCGTGAAAGAGTTTCCTTTTCTGGAATACGTTTTTCCGTCGATGATTACCAGAGGAGTGTTTCCTTGAATTTCCACTTCGGGTTTTACGTCGTCCAAAGTCACAACGAGAATCGCTTCGGAAGAAGAGTTTCCTGAGTTGTCCACCGCGGAATACTTAATCAGATTCACACCCGCTTTTTCCAATTTGATCGGCTGATTGTCGTATGGTCTCAAATCTCCGCCGTTGATGGAATATTTTACTTCCTTCACTCCGGAAAGAGCGTCGGTTGCGGTAATGGTATACGTTACGTTTTTAGATCCGAAGTTGTATCCTTCGAGATTGTAAAGAATTTCGCTCGGAGCGATCTTCACGGTCGGAGCGGTGTTGTCCACGACGACTACGAGAGCCTTAGCAGGTTCTTTGTTTCCCGCTTTGTCGACCGCTCTGTAAGTAAGACGGTTTACGCCTTCTTTGAGAATGGTGATCGGAGAAGTATATTTCGCATAGTCGGCTTCGCCGATTTTGTATTCGATATAATCCACCGTGCTGGAATCGTCTTTTGCGGAAATTTCAAAAGAGCTTTTGGAGTTCACATAAAGATCTGCGTTCTTTACTTCGTCTCCTTGAGACGTCCCACCGGAGTTCTTAGCGGTTGTAGTCGCAGGCGCGGAGCTTCCGGATTGTCCTTGTGTATTTGCTTGAGGCGCGGAGCCTTCGTCCAGATCTTCCTGGGCAATGAGCGCCACGGACATGGACATTAAAAAAGCGATTGCGAGTCTTACGAGAGAAGAACCCTTCATTTTGCACTCCTGTGATTCGATAAATTAGTTTTTTGACGATATTCGGATAGTGGAAACCTTTGGAAGGAGCGTGTCAACCGATTCTATGAAAAAAAAATCCTCCTCTCGCGTTCCTTGGACCCGGAAACAAAATCTTATGTTAGTCGCGACACTTCTTTTGATCCGATTGTCCTTTCCCTTGCACGCGGAAGAAAAATCTTCGGCGGAAATTTGGAAACAAGTTGTGGTGGAAGATTTTGAAACGAAGGAATGGAGTTCCAAGAATCTGAAGACCCGTCTTCCCGCGGAATATTTTCCGGACATACGAACTTCTTCCCTTTTGTTGAGCCCCGAAAGAAATTCTTCCCAAAGTCTTCTCTTGGAAGTTCCCGCGGAAAAAAATCAATCCTTCGAAATTCTTTGGGAGCAATCCTGGAAGACGAAAGGATTCGTTCAGGAATTTCAATTTCATATCTACTCTTCCGGTTCGGGCGCTTCTCTTTATATTCTTCTGCGCGATTCTACTTTAGAAGTTAAGAAAATTCTAATCACTCATCTCAGCTTTGAAGGTTGGAAAAAGATCCGGCTCAACGTGATCCGAAAGATCAGACAGGACGATATCGTTTTTACGAAACAGAATCCGGTCGAATTCTTAGGTTTGCTGTACGAGGCGCCTTTCGAAATGAAACGAGGTACGAGGGATTTGTTTGCGATCGACGACATTCTCGCGATCGTTCGCGACAAGAATCGAATGTTTCAAGGCGATAAGACCTTGATTAAGTAGAAGACGATTCCTCGTTCGCACTGTAAAAAGAATTCGGCCGTCACGTTTCGGAGCCGCGCATTCAATATAGAATTTCGGTTCGTAAGAATTCTTCTTTGCTGCGATCAAGAAATCGGCAGACGGACAAAGAACGTAGTTCCCGAAGAAGAAGTCTCGAAACGGATCGTTCCTCCGTGCGTTTCGATGATTCGACTCGCGATGTCCAAACCGAGTCCCGATCCTTCCCCCGGAGCCTTGGTCGTAAAGAAAGGTTCGAAAATTCTTTCCTGAACCGCCGCCGGAATTCCGGGGCCCGTATCCGCTACGGAGACTTCCACTTCGTTGGCTCCTTTGCGCGCGATTCCGATCGTCAAACTTCCCTTAAAAGACATCGCTTGAGCGGCGTTATAAACCAGATTCGTCCAGACGTGAATCAGGTCGTCCGCATAACCTTGAATAGGCGGGACGTCCTCGTATTCCCTATGAATCTCCACTCCCACTTTGAGTTGATTCTGATAGATCGTAAGAACCGTTTCTATGCTTTCCGCTAATACGACCGAGGTTTTGACTCCTTCACCGCTCCAGTGCGTGAACTTTCGGAGCGCATAAACGACCTTGGAAGTACGATTCACGGACATATCGATCAACTTCGAACTCTGAGCGGCTTGGATTTCCTCGATGGCAAAGTGCAGGAGGGTTTGCGCGTTCTTGTCCGAAAAGAGGTTCGGAAATTCTTCGGGAGAATTCTCCAATCCGGATTCCACCAAATCCTGAGCGGAAGAATGCGGATTATCGAATCCTTTCGTTTTGAGTTTGATTTCCAATTCCTTGATTTTGGCCCGCGCCTCTTTCGGAGAAACGATCTCCCGATCCTCTTTTCCCTTTTTCAGAAAAAGATAGAGTTCGTTTAACACCGATTTGTTTAAGTCCCGGAGAATTCCCGAAACACGGGTCATTCGATCCGTGGAACGCTCGAAATAATTCTGGATCGAATCGTTTGCCGCCTTGATGACTCCGATCGGATTGTTGATCTCGTGCGCGATCCCGGCGACTAACTGTCCTAAGGCGGCCATCTTCTCCGAGATGATCAATTGGTTCTGAGTCTTTTTCAAGTCCCGGAGAATTCCTTCGAGTTCCTGTTTTTGTTTTTCGATCAGTTCGTTTTGATCCGAGATTTCCCGGTTCAATCTTCGAAGAGATTCCGCTTCCTTCTTTTCCGAAAGGTCTTTTACGAGATTGATCGCGCAGAGTTTTCCGTTGATCTCCGCGAACGCGCTGTAACATTCGGAATGAACGACCTTGCCGTTCTTTCCTTGAAGAATCACTTCCTCGTCGACGACGATCCCTTGCCGAATCATCTTCTCCAGATATTTTCTGCGTTCGTTCGGATCGGGCCACACCTTTAATTCCAAACTCGTCTTGCCGATCACTTCCTCTCTCGTATAACCGAAGAGTTTCAAAAAGCTATCGTTGACTTCGAGATACTTGCCTTCGTCCGCGGTGGAGATCGAAGTCGCGATCGGGCTCAGAGTGAATACTTTCGAATAGATTTCCTGCGTGGGCCGAAGAGCTTCTTCCGCGAGATGTTTTTCCGTGATGTCCTGCGCCGTTCCGAATCCTACTATCGAATCCCGGAACCTCGCCTTCACCGCTAAAAAACGCGGTTCTCCGTCCCTTCTTCGAATCTGAAAAATGAACTCCGCGGTATAGTCCGGATTCTCCCTCTGTTTTAAACTTTCGGAAAGAATGGAAAGAATTTTGGTCTTCTCCTCTTCGTTCGCGACATACGTATTCAGATAAACGGAAAGAGGAATCGTCTTGGATTCTTTCGCGTCTTCGTAACCCAAAAGATATTGATATTCCTTCGTGAGCGTGAGTTCGAGAGTTTTCGTGTTCAAACTCCATCC
This sequence is a window from Leptospira yasudae. Protein-coding genes within it:
- a CDS encoding RNA polymerase sigma factor, whose translation is MKLSQDHDFSLFYRNYKDSIYKVIRFLASDPEEVEDIAQEVFLNLYKAFPNFTPERGSFYTWAATIAKNTYFTYRKKRKKDLLLQGEGPIETFQVEDDFIRNVEAKIVEEELREIISSLPEPEKSIILLKEINNFTLEKTSQALNISTRTVSRKLLKALDLLREELERRKVAL
- a CDS encoding anti-sigma factor family protein, coding for MERKDLHEEFEELMSLFLFGETTQEENRKLNEIIALDPELKRRYENYVRTQAGLKEHKLGLEKLLFETPKQSGKTRLLQANYRNPFLAAAAMVFLTVSLTLIFRAKTTQSSETIPMEVAGNCDREKLLSDWIQTDQNSFCDVKIDGTDGKIHFRIFPNSKVRVLNLAKTIEESKTEGYKLSLFLQKGNLLLNEVLSNPRGKTTLYIDGTSIRLTGTKVWIQNEEGRAKIDVWDGAAEIRSGVRYLLPFLLDARLETSIRESETGMLENGNDPKLKPPPEEIWKDVLQTTVSNASLETDSLSFPNDSSEDSLFILEQTNIDPRKTSSLLKKIQTKLKTNLSAKTPSALSEERIQNLERFSERSENSKSFNTELPPKIEKESKTFSISKVPASTERQPEAKKEEPAQPVRLGNKTIRLKDGTELKGNVTQYGDKYVVETEGRKQTVSSKEVESISF
- the dinB gene encoding DNA polymerase IV, which translates into the protein MEPRKIIHVDMDAFYASVEQRDFPEYKGKPLIVGGPPTSRSVVAAASYEARKFGVRSAMPSSRAAQLAPQAIFVFPRFEVYKEVSRQIREIFLEYTDRVEMLSLDEGYLDVTFNKKNIPFAVTIAKEIRAEILKRTNLTASAGVGNSKFIAKLASEKNKPNGLLVVRPEEVISFIDPLPVASFHGVGKVTAQKMEELGIRTGKDLRERNIDELIRHFGKMGIYYYKISRGEDDREVQSSRERKSLGAENTFELDRVDKEDLLYQLKQVSVEVERRLKKRDFSGRTLTLKIKFHDFSLKTRSKTLPEAIYNADELFAVASELFEEFFEIKDGRQTAIKAIRLLGISLSHPSAAEEEPSLFPGL
- a CDS encoding ComF family protein — encoded protein: MNRFFILDFLLPVCCEFCGRYDFFSSKIGICKSCHREQATLPSDRQSLCKICKEPLTNGECAFCFSRNVFFEELKFLHDRTPFLAKAINSIKLRSAYLLSVYLCLGLKKELRSWKNINFTGLVAMPSTKTKWYSPNKKRSFESCDFAIGRIGKILSIPRIEPIEKISLEKQAGKSFADRFIHARLAFRIKEEYKGKLNGDYLVIDDVFTTGASANEIARILIANGASAVRILTLIRTEGKVGPLKKDITNV
- the ompL47 gene encoding multi-beta-barrel domain surface protein OmpL47, with the protein product MKGSSLVRLAIAFLMSMSVALIAQEDLDEGSAPQANTQGQSGSSAPATTTAKNSGGTSQGDEVKNADLYVNSKSSFEISAKDDSSTVDYIEYKIGEADYAKYTSPITILKEGVNRLTYRAVDKAGNKEPAKALVVVVDNTAPTVKIAPSEILYNLEGYNFGSKNVTYTITATDALSGVKEVKYSINGGDLRPYDNQPIKLEKAGVNLIKYSAVDNSGNSSSEAILVVTLDDVKPEVEIQGNTPLVIIDGKTYSRKGNSFTIKAVDGQSGIKRILIKVDNAPDFVPYAEPITIDAQGEHTIEAKAIDNVGNESETKRVSFSVDVNPPTTQIRKVEAGSNGSKPAESAAPAPAPAPAPTKPSTPKK
- a CDS encoding flagellar filament outer layer protein FlaA, whose protein sequence is MKKKSSSRVPWTRKQNLMLVATLLLIRLSFPLHAEEKSSAEIWKQVVVEDFETKEWSSKNLKTRLPAEYFPDIRTSSLLLSPERNSSQSLLLEVPAEKNQSFEILWEQSWKTKGFVQEFQFHIYSSGSGASLYILLRDSTLEVKKILITHLSFEGWKKIRLNVIRKIRQDDIVFTKQNPVEFLGLLYEAPFEMKRGTRDLFAIDDILAIVRDKNRMFQGDKTLIK
- a CDS encoding PAS domain-containing sensor histidine kinase, which codes for MPVFSDTEKDFSVRLMYGIMLTCLAVALSYRILHPIFAEKPKAFYVAPFLFSIAVIVTHLIAKTGRILLASHVLVAIEWAAAFTIMLREGASQTVVFPICLILILISALLLGIRAAYFYTFLTVAIGTTVTYLMQTGTLKPVETASGPWSVLLGEISAFILIAVLMKYTLSGFTTVKSELSEIQRYAKFGGWSLNTKTLELTLTKEYQYLLGYEDAKESKTIPLSVYLNTYVANEEEKTKILSILSESLKQRENPDYTAEFIFQIRRRDGEPRFLAVKARFRDSIVGFGTAQDITEKHLAEEALRPTQEIYSKVFTLSPIATSISTADEGKYLEVNDSFLKLFGYTREEVIGKTSLELKVWPDPNERRKYLEKMIRQGIVVDEEVILQGKNGKVVHSECYSAFAEINGKLCAINLVKDLSEKKEAESLRRLNREISDQNELIEKQKQELEGILRDLKKTQNQLIISEKMAALGQLVAGIAHEINNPIGVIKAANDSIQNYFERSTDRMTRVSGILRDLNKSVLNELYLFLKKGKEDREIVSPKEARAKIKELEIKLKTKGFDNPHSSAQDLVESGLENSPEEFPNLFSDKNAQTLLHFAIEEIQAAQSSKLIDMSVNRTSKVVYALRKFTHWSGEGVKTSVVLAESIETVLTIYQNQLKVGVEIHREYEDVPPIQGYADDLIHVWTNLVYNAAQAMSFKGSLTIGIARKGANEVEVSVADTGPGIPAAVQERIFEPFFTTKAPGEGSGLGLDIASRIIETHGGTIRFETSSSGTTFFVRLPIS